The Mesorhizobium sp. AR02 genomic interval GGATCGAGCGCGTGCGCACGCCGCTCGGCGTCGTCGGCGTCATCTATGAGAGCCGGCCGAACGTAACGGCGGATGCCGGTGCGCTCTGCCTCAAGGCCGGCAATCCGGTGATCCTGCGCGGCGGCTCGGATTCGCTCAATTCTTCGGCGGCCATCCATGCCTGCCTGGTCGAGGGCCTGAAGGCTGCCGGCCTGCCTGATGACGCCATCCAGCTGGTGCCGACCACCGACCGCGCCGCTGTCGGCGAGATGCTGAAGGGGCTAGGTGGTGCGCTCGACGTCATCATTCCGCGCGGCGGCAAAAGCCTTGTCGGGCGGGTGCAGAGCGAGGCGCGGGTGCCGGTCTTTGCCCATCTCGAAGGCATCTGCCATCTCTACATCGACCGGTCGGCCAATCTCGACATGGCGGTGAAAATCGCCGTCAACGCCAAGATGCGGCGTACCGGTGTCTGCGGTGCCGCCGAGACGCTGCTGGTTGACCGCGCGGTTACATCAACCCATCTGGTGCCGATCCTCGATGCGCTGCGCGCCGCTGGCTGCGAGATCCATGCCGACGCCGAGGTGCTGAAAGTGTTTTTCGACGCTAAGCCGGCGACCGATGCCGACTGGGTGACCGAATATCTCGACGCCATCATCGCGGTGAAGCTGGTTGACGGCATCAGCGGTGCGATCAAGCATATCGAGACCTTCTCCTCGCATCACACCGAGGCGATCATCGCCGAGGATGCGAAGGCGGTGGAGCGGTTCTTCAACGAGATCGATTCGGCGATCCTGCTGCACAATGCCTCGACGCAGTTCGCCGATGGCGGCGAGTTCGGCATGGGCGCCGAGATCGGCATCGCCACCGGCAAGATGCATGCGCGCGGGCCGGTCGGCGTCGAGCAGCTGACCTCCTTCAAATACCGCGTGCGCGGGTCGGGACAGGTGAGGCCTTGAGCGCTGGTCTTACCCTCCCCCTTGTGGGGAGGGTGGCGAGTGCAGCGAGCCGGGTGGGGGAACGACGCTGAATTCCGCGATACCCCCACCCCGCTCCGCTTCGCGGATCGACCGACCTGGGCAAGCCCCGGGTCTTGCCCGTCCTGTGGACCCCCACAAGGGGGAGGGTGAGAACGCCGTTTCTTCCCGCTACCTGAAGATGCCGCATGCCGAAAAGGGCCTCGCCGTCGGTCTGTTCGGCGGCTCGTTCAACCC includes:
- a CDS encoding glutamate-5-semialdehyde dehydrogenase — translated: MLKLHEKSGDDTVALMADIGRRARAAARPLAIATTAAKNAALAAMAQAIIAREQDILEANAIDVSNGEESGLSASFMDRLKLNPARIRAMADGIREIAELKDPVGDVIAAWERPNGLRIERVRTPLGVVGVIYESRPNVTADAGALCLKAGNPVILRGGSDSLNSSAAIHACLVEGLKAAGLPDDAIQLVPTTDRAAVGEMLKGLGGALDVIIPRGGKSLVGRVQSEARVPVFAHLEGICHLYIDRSANLDMAVKIAVNAKMRRTGVCGAAETLLVDRAVTSTHLVPILDALRAAGCEIHADAEVLKVFFDAKPATDADWVTEYLDAIIAVKLVDGISGAIKHIETFSSHHTEAIIAEDAKAVERFFNEIDSAILLHNASTQFADGGEFGMGAEIGIATGKMHARGPVGVEQLTSFKYRVRGSGQVRP